The Thalassoroseus pseudoceratinae genome has a segment encoding these proteins:
- a CDS encoding tetratricopeptide repeat protein, producing MRPIQPTGRILRTRSVIATVLLLNIALSVPVVYAQSAIEIYNAAAGFYRQERWKLAAESFGEFADKNPKHVQAETARLYQGLSLTNAEDYKAARPIWKKFVKEFPKSERRPDALYRIAECSYMVDDFPNAEQDFKEFLKDHPKHELAEWAWPFLGETELELDKPTDAIVAYKTAVENFPKGRLVDEAQFGLAQAYEDAGQFDSAVETYQQVAQKPVPYLANQASFNLATILFDQENFAKAAETYDSLITKLEKDNPLRPLTTLNAGYAWYQLGDFRKAIEHFKTAAKEPSQTITAGYWRGVSHKSLGEHAEAARILEETFAAATKENSDAAPELIEKIRFHQADSRLRNEDFAIARDLFLELERRWPEGNYAADSLHLAAEAALRLARETTDEKKRATQLAEATTIADRFSTKYPDSPLSVQHELLYGRILDLKGGKDNLQSAVDRFQAVLDGAATDETKNLARFHLCRVLQKLKRHEEVLTIAEPLLEEVRQTGASSEFISTLIIAAQSHLAEKNDDQAIAKATTYLELAPKGKEADLALAARVVAATRKGDKDQVRIDLAALRDRFPNSPLLAEKILESGEIAYDKQDWEFAEELYEMLVKLGSKTPQYSAGVSGLAWARFNQMEYTAAAADFRKYFQEFPDNELQAAEAAYMRGQCLQNADQLKDAVQAYQTAFKTFSPDSPAAKGEEKNGATRYAFLAGLLTARGYEKLDEPEKTDEAYKALLEKFPNAEDLDKLLDEWALSNLRAGREAESDAVYRRLIQERPDSDLVDNAKLSLAESDFIAGKLEDAATAFEALLQNEKSDPEVREHATYRLMEIAVSDEDWETVKKYASQIEQKYPQSPYRFTAKFRTSEALLSEQKLDEAQKFLLELKDQQTNEDVSQSYWYPRVWVLLAETYLRQKDYDKVVETVAGFENWNPKSDRLYEVYEILGRAYKNQAEWDKARTAFERTLNDENSQGTETRAKAQLLIAETYWHQEKWLLAQKAYLQVYLVHKGYPEWQAPALYQAALCDEKLNQWNKAKETYEEVQAEFPTSQFSQKAAKRLKEIASRVTQ from the coding sequence ATGAGACCAATTCAACCGACCGGGCGGATTTTGAGAACTCGGTCTGTCATCGCAACTGTGTTGCTACTGAACATCGCGTTGAGCGTGCCGGTGGTTTATGCACAAAGTGCGATCGAAATCTATAACGCTGCCGCCGGGTTCTACCGTCAAGAGCGTTGGAAACTGGCTGCGGAGAGTTTCGGTGAGTTCGCGGACAAGAATCCCAAGCACGTGCAAGCGGAAACCGCTCGGCTGTATCAAGGTCTTTCGCTGACCAACGCGGAAGACTACAAAGCCGCCCGTCCGATTTGGAAGAAATTCGTCAAAGAGTTTCCCAAGAGTGAACGGCGACCGGATGCGCTCTACCGAATTGCTGAGTGCAGCTATATGGTCGACGACTTCCCCAATGCGGAACAGGATTTCAAAGAGTTCTTGAAAGACCACCCGAAACATGAACTTGCCGAGTGGGCGTGGCCGTTCCTGGGAGAAACGGAACTCGAGCTCGACAAGCCAACCGACGCCATTGTGGCGTACAAAACCGCCGTTGAGAATTTCCCGAAAGGCCGTCTGGTCGACGAAGCGCAATTTGGCTTGGCCCAAGCCTACGAAGATGCCGGGCAGTTCGATTCCGCCGTCGAGACCTATCAACAAGTTGCTCAGAAACCGGTTCCATACTTGGCGAATCAGGCGAGCTTCAATCTCGCAACCATTCTGTTCGATCAGGAAAACTTCGCGAAGGCTGCGGAGACTTATGACTCGTTGATCACGAAGCTGGAGAAAGACAATCCCCTTCGCCCACTCACCACGTTAAACGCAGGCTATGCGTGGTATCAACTCGGTGACTTTCGCAAGGCGATCGAACATTTCAAGACCGCCGCGAAGGAACCGTCCCAAACCATCACAGCCGGATATTGGCGAGGGGTCTCCCACAAGTCGCTCGGGGAACACGCCGAGGCAGCTCGCATTCTGGAAGAAACCTTTGCGGCGGCAACCAAGGAGAATTCCGACGCAGCCCCCGAATTGATCGAGAAGATTCGGTTCCATCAGGCCGACAGTCGGTTGAGAAACGAAGACTTCGCAATTGCTCGGGATCTGTTCCTGGAATTGGAACGTCGTTGGCCCGAAGGCAATTACGCTGCGGATTCCCTTCACCTCGCCGCCGAAGCTGCACTCCGCCTGGCACGAGAAACTACCGACGAGAAAAAACGAGCCACACAGTTGGCCGAGGCGACCACGATTGCCGACCGGTTTTCCACCAAGTACCCCGATTCACCATTAAGCGTTCAACACGAATTGCTCTACGGTCGGATCCTGGACTTGAAGGGTGGCAAGGACAATCTCCAATCCGCGGTCGATCGGTTCCAAGCGGTTCTTGACGGAGCAGCGACCGACGAGACCAAGAATTTGGCTCGGTTCCACCTCTGTCGAGTTCTGCAAAAGCTGAAACGGCACGAAGAAGTTCTCACGATTGCCGAACCACTCTTGGAGGAAGTTCGGCAGACCGGGGCGTCATCGGAGTTCATCAGCACATTGATCATCGCCGCCCAAAGTCACCTCGCGGAAAAGAACGACGACCAAGCCATTGCCAAAGCCACGACGTATCTCGAACTCGCTCCCAAAGGCAAGGAAGCCGATTTGGCATTGGCAGCCCGAGTTGTGGCGGCCACACGCAAAGGGGACAAGGACCAAGTCCGCATCGACTTGGCTGCACTCCGCGATCGGTTCCCGAATAGTCCCTTGTTGGCGGAAAAAATTCTTGAGAGTGGTGAGATCGCCTACGACAAGCAAGACTGGGAATTCGCCGAAGAACTTTACGAGATGCTCGTCAAGCTCGGCTCGAAAACGCCGCAATATTCCGCGGGTGTTTCCGGATTGGCGTGGGCACGGTTCAACCAAATGGAATACACCGCTGCCGCCGCGGACTTCCGCAAGTACTTCCAAGAGTTCCCCGATAACGAGCTCCAAGCCGCCGAAGCTGCGTACATGCGAGGGCAGTGTCTCCAAAATGCCGACCAATTGAAGGACGCCGTTCAAGCGTATCAAACCGCCTTCAAGACGTTCAGCCCGGATTCACCGGCCGCGAAGGGTGAAGAAAAGAATGGGGCCACTCGGTATGCGTTTCTTGCTGGTCTCTTGACGGCTCGTGGCTATGAAAAGCTCGACGAGCCCGAGAAAACCGACGAAGCCTACAAAGCGTTACTCGAAAAATTCCCGAACGCCGAGGACTTGGACAAGCTTCTCGACGAATGGGCTCTGTCCAATCTTCGAGCCGGCCGTGAGGCGGAATCAGATGCGGTCTATCGACGGCTGATTCAGGAACGTCCCGATAGCGATCTGGTCGACAACGCCAAACTGAGTTTGGCAGAGAGCGACTTCATAGCCGGAAAACTCGAGGACGCAGCAACTGCGTTCGAGGCTCTGTTGCAGAACGAAAAATCTGATCCGGAAGTTCGAGAGCACGCCACCTACCGTCTCATGGAGATTGCCGTCTCGGACGAGGACTGGGAGACCGTCAAAAAGTACGCATCGCAGATCGAACAGAAATACCCCCAAAGCCCTTACCGCTTCACGGCGAAATTTCGCACCAGTGAGGCGTTGCTTTCCGAACAGAAACTCGATGAAGCTCAAAAGTTTTTGCTGGAGCTGAAAGATCAGCAAACCAACGAAGACGTTTCTCAATCGTATTGGTATCCCCGTGTGTGGGTGCTGCTTGCAGAGACCTACCTTCGGCAGAAAGACTACGACAAGGTTGTTGAAACCGTCGCAGGGTTCGAGAATTGGAATCCGAAGAGTGATCGACTCTACGAAGTCTATGAAATCCTCGGTCGAGCCTACAAAAACCAGGCGGAATGGGACAAAGCCCGTACCGCGTTCGAACGAACCCTCAACGATGAAAACAGCCAAGGCACCGAAACCCGAGCTAAGGCTCAGCTCTTGATCGCCGAAACCTATTGGCACCAAGAAAAGTGGTTACTCGCTCAGAAGGCGTATCTGCAAGTTTACCTCGTCCACAAAGGCTACCCGGAATGGCAAGCTCCGGCGTTGTATCAAGCCGCATTATGTGACGAAAAACTGAATCAGTGGAACAAGGCCAAAGAGACCTATGAGGAAGTGCAAGCTGAGTTCCCAACGTCGCAGTTCAGTCAGAAAGCCGCCAAACGCTTGAAGGAAATCGCTTCGCGAGTCACACAATAG
- a CDS encoding amidase, translated as MSNEFESHPTRRAVLTALATAGIGTGVFRRALAANLPVNAEVTSEMVQAAEWIAGIELDDETRRKTARSATATIRELNRLRAVHIPHETPISLTFEPAPGRRALSDRRSTSEARPLETATLPRPSELDELAFRPVTELAGLIRTREITSLELTQMYLDRLRRFDPALKCVVTLTEELATKQANHADREIAAGRYRGPLHGIPWGAKDLISVPGYPTTWGAPQFREQQLTTTATVARRLQEAGAVLVGKLSLGALAMGDRWFGGQTKNPWNLQQGSSGSSAGSAAATAAGLVGFAIGSETNGSIVSPSRRCGTTGLRPTFGRVSRHGCMTLSWTMDKLGPLCRSVEDCALVLGAIHGTDGLDAAAVDEPFHWPPVSKLSQIRLGYIETSLSDEDRRALEVFRDLGVKTIPVELSSDRPISELLIILECEAATVFDELTRSGDTQGLNYWPDIFRNAEFIPAVEYLRANRIRTQWVHELREVFRNIDVLLGSQLVSLTNLTGHPMISLPSGFHTDSNGTRTPVATRLVGDLFREEELLQIAYHYQQATGYHLEHPELPVTAE; from the coding sequence ATGAGCAATGAATTCGAGTCACATCCGACCCGCCGAGCAGTGCTGACGGCTTTAGCAACCGCCGGTATTGGGACGGGCGTTTTTCGGCGTGCATTGGCTGCGAATTTGCCAGTGAATGCTGAGGTGACTTCGGAAATGGTGCAGGCTGCGGAGTGGATTGCAGGAATCGAACTGGATGACGAAACTCGCCGAAAAACGGCTCGCTCGGCAACCGCCACGATCCGAGAACTCAACCGCCTGCGAGCGGTCCACATTCCTCACGAAACGCCAATTTCGCTCACTTTTGAACCGGCTCCTGGTCGGAGAGCCTTGTCCGATCGACGTTCGACATCCGAAGCTCGACCACTAGAAACCGCGACGCTGCCGAGACCATCGGAACTCGACGAGCTTGCTTTTCGACCAGTGACGGAATTAGCGGGATTGATCCGCACCCGCGAAATTACGTCGCTGGAATTGACGCAAATGTATTTGGATCGACTGCGACGGTTCGATCCGGCTTTGAAGTGTGTCGTCACACTGACGGAAGAGTTGGCCACGAAACAGGCGAATCACGCTGACCGAGAAATCGCGGCGGGTCGGTATCGCGGTCCGTTGCACGGCATTCCCTGGGGAGCGAAAGACTTGATTTCGGTTCCCGGCTATCCAACCACCTGGGGAGCCCCGCAGTTTCGTGAGCAACAATTAACAACGACTGCAACGGTTGCCCGACGACTGCAAGAAGCCGGTGCGGTGTTGGTTGGGAAGCTCTCTCTGGGAGCACTCGCAATGGGCGATCGTTGGTTCGGTGGCCAAACGAAGAACCCCTGGAATTTGCAGCAGGGTTCCAGCGGTTCATCCGCCGGTTCCGCTGCGGCAACGGCTGCCGGTCTGGTTGGGTTTGCAATCGGCAGCGAAACGAATGGAAGCATCGTTTCCCCATCGCGGCGTTGCGGCACGACTGGTCTGCGGCCGACTTTCGGGCGAGTCAGTCGACATGGCTGCATGACGCTCTCGTGGACCATGGACAAGCTTGGCCCTCTCTGCCGGTCCGTCGAGGACTGTGCCCTTGTGCTCGGCGCGATTCACGGCACCGACGGACTTGATGCCGCCGCCGTTGACGAACCGTTTCACTGGCCGCCGGTTTCCAAGCTCAGCCAGATTCGTCTGGGCTACATCGAAACGAGCCTTTCCGACGAAGACCGACGGGCATTGGAAGTCTTCCGCGATTTGGGAGTGAAAACGATTCCCGTGGAGCTTTCGAGTGATCGCCCAATCAGCGAATTGTTGATTATTTTAGAGTGCGAAGCGGCAACTGTTTTCGATGAACTGACTCGGTCGGGCGACACGCAAGGACTCAATTATTGGCCGGATATTTTCCGGAACGCTGAGTTCATTCCGGCGGTGGAATACCTGCGGGCGAATCGGATTCGGACTCAGTGGGTCCATGAGTTGCGAGAAGTTTTTCGGAACATCGATGTCTTACTTGGAAGCCAATTGGTCTCGCTGACGAATCTCACCGGACATCCGATGATCTCTTTGCCGAGCGGCTTCCATACGGATAGCAACGGCACACGCACGCCCGTCGCAACGCGATTGGTGGGCGACTTGTTTCGGGAAGAGGAATTATTGCAGATCGCGTATCACTACCAGCAGGCGACCGGCTACCACTTGGAACATCCCGAGTTGCCGGTCACCGCCGAGTGA
- the nadE gene encoding NAD(+) synthase, which yields MQLIKVAAAALNQTPLDWQNNAQNIADVLAQARSENVGALCLPELCITGYGCEDAFHSTGVWQTAWDVLQELLPETRGMVVGLGLPIFHQDAVFNAVAVACDGKLQGFVAKQYLAGDGIHYEPRWFKAWPAEVVTRLHRGLDDYQIGDLTFQFRSQSGKTFSLGFEICEDAWVANRPGSRLAGSGVDVILNPSASHFAFGKNEVRKRFVLEGSRAFGVTYVYANLLGNESGRAIYDGGTMIATNGRMLTVGSRFRYHNVQLASAVVDVDLTRMNQARVVSFKPDLELEPHSRISVPFEFPTVDDDDLREVSDTAFNPAAKEPEFNAWETGAHVKEEEFTRAIALALFDYMRKSRSRGFVVSLSGGADSAACAMLVALMVEFAVRDLGADGFAETLSFIPELKDCPTVRDCVQRLLTTAYQGTANSGDVTRNAARKVAETIGATHYEFDVENIAAAYRETISDAIGRPLTWEQDDITLQNIQARVRAPSVWMLANLNNALLLATSNRSEAAVGYATMDGDTSGGLSPIAGIDKAFLRRWLSWLETVGPHAGRAVPELELITRQAPTAELRPQSAGQTDEDDLMPYPLLDAIERAAIRDKQMPVEVLRYMQAEFPQFERQQLVEWIRRFFRLWSRNQWKRERYAPSFHVDDKNLDPKTWCRFPILSGGFERELRQLDENTSTEGRSE from the coding sequence ATGCAGTTAATCAAAGTTGCAGCGGCGGCGTTGAACCAGACGCCATTGGATTGGCAAAACAACGCTCAAAACATTGCCGATGTCCTCGCCCAAGCACGGTCCGAGAACGTGGGCGCGTTGTGCCTCCCGGAACTATGCATCACAGGTTACGGGTGCGAAGACGCCTTCCACTCAACTGGAGTCTGGCAGACCGCTTGGGATGTCTTGCAAGAACTGTTGCCAGAGACGCGGGGGATGGTGGTCGGGCTTGGTCTGCCGATCTTTCATCAAGATGCCGTCTTCAATGCCGTTGCGGTTGCCTGTGACGGCAAGCTTCAAGGGTTCGTCGCCAAACAATACCTCGCCGGCGACGGCATCCACTACGAACCCCGTTGGTTCAAAGCCTGGCCGGCGGAGGTGGTGACTCGATTACACCGGGGGCTCGATGACTACCAGATCGGCGATCTGACATTTCAGTTTCGCAGTCAATCCGGGAAGACGTTCTCACTGGGTTTTGAGATTTGTGAAGACGCATGGGTGGCGAACCGTCCCGGTAGTCGATTGGCTGGTTCGGGGGTGGATGTCATTCTCAACCCGTCCGCCAGTCACTTTGCGTTTGGCAAGAATGAAGTTCGGAAGCGATTCGTTCTTGAAGGATCGAGAGCGTTTGGCGTGACCTACGTTTACGCAAACCTTCTCGGCAACGAATCTGGTCGCGCGATCTACGATGGCGGCACGATGATCGCTACCAACGGTCGAATGCTGACGGTCGGCAGTCGTTTTCGCTACCACAATGTTCAACTGGCGTCGGCGGTCGTGGATGTCGATTTGACGCGGATGAACCAAGCTCGTGTGGTTAGCTTCAAACCCGACCTTGAACTGGAACCGCACTCTCGGATTTCAGTGCCCTTTGAATTTCCCACAGTTGACGACGATGACTTGCGTGAAGTCAGCGATACCGCCTTCAATCCAGCAGCAAAGGAACCGGAGTTCAACGCTTGGGAGACGGGGGCGCACGTCAAAGAGGAAGAATTCACCCGAGCCATCGCGTTGGCCTTGTTCGACTACATGCGGAAAAGCCGATCCCGTGGCTTCGTGGTTTCGCTCAGTGGCGGTGCGGACTCCGCTGCCTGTGCCATGTTAGTCGCATTGATGGTCGAATTCGCAGTTCGAGATCTAGGGGCGGATGGCTTCGCGGAAACGCTGAGTTTCATCCCGGAACTCAAGGATTGCCCAACCGTTCGCGATTGCGTGCAGCGGTTGCTCACGACCGCATACCAGGGGACCGCCAACAGTGGCGACGTCACACGGAACGCTGCCCGCAAAGTTGCGGAAACCATCGGGGCGACACACTACGAATTCGATGTCGAAAACATTGCGGCGGCTTACCGGGAGACAATCTCTGATGCCATTGGCCGTCCACTGACTTGGGAACAGGACGACATCACATTGCAGAACATCCAGGCGCGAGTGCGAGCGCCGAGCGTGTGGATGCTGGCGAATCTCAACAATGCCTTGCTGCTCGCGACCAGCAATCGATCCGAAGCGGCGGTCGGGTATGCAACGATGGACGGCGATACCTCTGGCGGATTGAGTCCCATCGCAGGGATCGACAAAGCATTCCTGCGGCGTTGGTTATCCTGGCTGGAAACCGTCGGCCCACATGCCGGTCGAGCCGTGCCGGAGCTGGAACTAATCACCCGACAAGCCCCGACTGCGGAACTTCGTCCGCAGTCCGCCGGTCAGACCGACGAAGACGATCTGATGCCCTATCCGTTGCTCGACGCGATCGAACGGGCCGCCATCCGAGACAAGCAAATGCCGGTTGAAGTTTTACGATACATGCAAGCTGAGTTCCCCCAATTCGAACGCCAGCAACTTGTCGAATGGATTCGTCGATTCTTTCGGTTGTGGTCGCGGAATCAATGGAAACGCGAACGCTATGCTCCGTCATTTCACGTCGACGACAAGAATCTCGATCCCAAAACGTGGTGTCGATTCCCTATTCTTTCGGGAGGTTTCGAACGTGAATTACGACAACTCGACGAAAACACCTCAACCGAGGGCCGTTCCGAATGA
- a CDS encoding DinB family protein: MGIIETTLKIWEFNRQRTLGTLDEIASHANATEILGWRPGPGRAHIAWQLVHVGVTEELFATERILETSPAFADLIPRFKGGSTPDDDIPNVDTIRTVLNESREHLRSTVSKFQESELDTVPEPLRERNWSIGKVLQVMAWHEPHHQGQAHITLNLWKAQQ; encoded by the coding sequence ATGGGTATTATTGAAACCACATTGAAAATTTGGGAATTCAACCGTCAGCGGACGCTTGGCACATTGGATGAGATCGCCAGCCACGCGAATGCGACAGAGATTCTCGGTTGGCGTCCCGGTCCGGGACGGGCACACATCGCGTGGCAGCTCGTGCATGTCGGCGTCACGGAAGAATTGTTCGCGACCGAGAGAATTCTCGAAACGAGTCCTGCCTTCGCGGACTTGATACCACGATTCAAAGGCGGCAGCACGCCGGATGACGACATCCCCAACGTGGACACCATCCGGACCGTCCTCAATGAAAGTCGAGAGCATCTGCGGTCGACCGTTTCGAAATTTCAGGAATCGGAACTCGATACCGTTCCCGAACCGCTCCGAGAACGGAATTGGTCGATCGGCAAAGTGCTTCAAGTGATGGCGTGGCATGAGCCACATCACCAAGGACAAGCCCACATCACGTTGAATCTTTGGAAAGCTCAGCAGTAG
- the trkA gene encoding Trk system potassium transporter TrkA — protein sequence MNRRIPSPTEEVKIGFPRVLAVGGPSRGGGVGAETANADNGGRIRITKPEIAVMNVVIFGAGTVGTSIAELLCSAKHNHNVCIIDASAESLREVEERLDVQSVQGSACDVSTLFQAGVQSADLCLAVTSGDETNLVAASISKSMGAARSVARIYRPALRDTSTFDYRRHFKIDRLFSLEYLTALELAKQVRERGLFTVENFARGGIEVREVGVHAEASIIGVPMRDLDMPRGVRVGVITSGNRSIIAGADDVVRSGDHVTLIGTTEAVETIKKRFEASKPKTMNVVVAGGGEIGYHLAKLLEHRRFNVTLMEANEDRAEELSRRLDKTTILHADATRRSEMEEARVGQADAFIACTGRDEDNIICGVEAREFGCRRILCVVRRPDYANVLAKLGIDVAVSPREVLARQVLGLVDAGPVLDRTLLSGEAEVWEVEILEGSPVTKAPLKDLQLTHALIAAIERDEFVRVPGADDQLAAGDTAVVLVQGAYADATRDMFIPSTNS from the coding sequence GTGAATAGACGAATTCCATCGCCGACAGAGGAGGTCAAGATCGGATTTCCAAGAGTTTTGGCTGTCGGCGGGCCAAGTCGGGGCGGTGGCGTTGGCGCGGAGACGGCCAACGCGGACAATGGCGGAAGAATTCGCATCACGAAACCCGAGATTGCAGTTATGAATGTCGTCATCTTCGGTGCTGGAACGGTTGGGACTTCCATCGCCGAATTGTTATGTTCAGCCAAGCACAACCACAACGTGTGCATTATCGACGCGTCCGCGGAATCGCTGCGTGAGGTGGAAGAGCGTTTGGATGTTCAGAGTGTGCAAGGCAGTGCCTGTGATGTCTCGACGTTGTTCCAAGCTGGCGTACAAAGCGCGGATTTGTGTCTTGCTGTGACAAGTGGCGACGAGACGAATTTGGTTGCCGCGAGCATTTCGAAATCGATGGGAGCCGCTCGGAGTGTGGCCCGGATTTACCGCCCTGCCCTGCGGGACACGAGCACATTCGACTATCGGCGACATTTCAAAATCGATCGCCTGTTTAGCTTGGAATACCTGACGGCACTCGAATTGGCGAAACAGGTTCGGGAGCGGGGTTTGTTCACCGTCGAGAATTTCGCGCGGGGTGGCATCGAAGTCCGGGAAGTGGGAGTGCATGCTGAAGCGTCAATCATCGGCGTACCCATGAGAGACTTGGATATGCCTCGCGGCGTGCGAGTCGGTGTGATTACCAGCGGAAATCGTTCGATCATCGCCGGAGCCGACGACGTCGTGCGTTCCGGTGATCACGTGACATTAATCGGCACGACCGAAGCTGTGGAGACGATCAAGAAACGTTTCGAAGCCAGCAAGCCAAAGACGATGAACGTGGTTGTCGCCGGTGGTGGGGAAATCGGATATCACTTGGCGAAATTGCTGGAACACCGCCGCTTTAATGTCACGCTAATGGAAGCCAACGAAGACCGGGCTGAGGAATTGTCGCGGCGATTGGACAAGACGACTATTCTTCACGCCGATGCAACACGACGCAGTGAGATGGAAGAGGCTCGTGTTGGACAGGCGGATGCATTTATCGCGTGCACCGGACGGGACGAAGATAACATTATCTGTGGTGTTGAAGCTCGCGAATTCGGATGCCGTCGGATTTTGTGTGTCGTGCGTCGGCCCGACTACGCGAACGTTCTCGCGAAGCTCGGGATCGATGTGGCAGTCAGCCCGCGTGAAGTGCTGGCTCGTCAGGTCCTTGGGCTTGTCGATGCCGGGCCGGTCCTAGATCGCACATTGCTGTCTGGCGAAGCGGAAGTTTGGGAAGTCGAAATTCTCGAAGGCAGCCCAGTGACGAAAGCCCCACTCAAAGACTTGCAACTCACGCACGCACTGATCGCAGCCATCGAACGGGACGAGTTTGTGCGTGTGCCCGGGGCGGATGACCAACTTGCCGCAGGTGATACGGCTGTGGTTCTCGTTCAAGGCGCCTACGCAGACGCAACCCGTGACATGTTTATTCCCTCAACAAATTCTTAG
- a CDS encoding tetratricopeptide repeat protein — translation MDVLRALGQVRVRGWLVVAIFCLVGGNLAGCHWLQEFCDRSCNEARILAEKAHQAECNGNLDQAYHYLRQAVETNPDDPELHREVARLAIDRGDSKAAIEYLRFATTNMPDDSESFVTLARLLEAEGRQKDAVAALNAALVADPMQPTALLKRADYAEKADDPELASEIYHRLLAVDSHHTEAQIRLASLQINAGRPSEAAPLLRAAAQSPIATAEQRQYATWSLGIAYGQLERWSDAATTLASAADSVSGEVSADDWYRIAYARHRSGDIPGTKAGLERVFRLNPGHEAAHTMANSLRLEVPAPDGIRRIGHSVSLVPPPPPGWLAHSESS, via the coding sequence GTGGACGTTCTTCGTGCGCTCGGCCAAGTGCGTGTTCGGGGATGGCTAGTCGTGGCGATCTTCTGTCTAGTCGGTGGAAATCTCGCGGGGTGTCATTGGCTGCAAGAGTTTTGCGATCGATCCTGCAACGAAGCCCGAATTCTCGCGGAAAAGGCTCACCAAGCTGAGTGCAACGGGAATTTGGATCAGGCGTATCATTATCTAAGGCAGGCAGTTGAAACAAACCCCGACGATCCGGAACTCCACCGGGAAGTTGCTCGTTTGGCGATTGATCGGGGAGATTCCAAAGCTGCGATCGAATACCTGAGATTCGCTACGACGAACATGCCCGACGACTCGGAAAGCTTCGTGACGTTGGCTCGATTATTGGAAGCAGAAGGCCGACAGAAAGACGCGGTGGCCGCCTTGAACGCAGCGTTGGTCGCCGACCCAATGCAACCAACGGCTTTGCTCAAACGGGCCGACTACGCAGAGAAAGCCGACGATCCCGAACTCGCCAGCGAAATTTATCATCGGTTGTTGGCGGTTGATAGTCATCACACCGAAGCTCAGATACGCCTCGCGAGCTTGCAGATCAACGCCGGTCGTCCCTCCGAGGCCGCACCATTGTTACGTGCCGCCGCTCAGTCACCGATTGCTACCGCGGAACAGCGACAGTACGCAACATGGTCCCTGGGCATTGCTTATGGACAACTGGAACGCTGGTCCGATGCAGCGACCACACTTGCCTCTGCTGCGGATTCCGTGTCCGGCGAGGTTTCCGCGGACGATTGGTATCGCATCGCCTATGCTCGACATCGAAGCGGAGACATTCCGGGCACAAAGGCGGGATTGGAGCGGGTCTTTCGGCTCAACCCCGGACACGAAGCGGCTCACACAATGGCCAATTCCCTGCGACTTGAAGTTCCGGCTCCCGACGGCATCCGTCGGATTGGACACAGCGTATCCTTGGTTCCGCCCCCACCGCCCGGTTGGCTGGCTCACTCGGAGTCGTCGTAA